In Oryza brachyantha chromosome 2, ObraRS2, whole genome shotgun sequence, a single window of DNA contains:
- the LOC102707462 gene encoding bZIP transcription factor RISBZ3-like isoform X2 yields the protein MKKCPSEINFEAFIHGGSGEADPAAAAEQKPAGSHPPFMMFSAADLSAFSFADSSTITGAIPNHIWPQTQSLNARHPAVSTTIESQSSICAASPTSATNLTMKESQTLGGTSGSDSDSESMFDIEGGPCEQSTNPLDVKRMRRMVSNRESARRSRKRKQAHLADLESQVDQLRGENASLFKQLTDANGQFTTAVTDNRILKSDVEALRVKVKMAEDMVARGAMSCGLGHLGGLSPALNARQRCVPDVLTGLDYAGDDPFTGLSPPDQGQMPGGEVVDGCWGWDSHSNGGMSK from the exons ATGAAGAAGTGCCCGTCGGAGATCAACTTCGAGGCGTTCATCCACGGCGGGAGTGGGGAGgccgaccccgccgccgccgccgagcagaaGCCCGCCGGCTCGCACCCGCCGTTCATGATGTTCTCAGCCGCCGACCTCTCCGCCTTCAGCTTCGCCGACTCG AGCACCATCACTGGGGCCATTCCCAACCACATATGGCCCCAGACCCAGAGCCTCAACGCACGGCATCCTGCGGTTTCAACCACAATTGAATCGCAGTCATCAATTTGTG cagcaagtcCCACATCAGCCACCAATCTGACTATGAAGGAGAGTCAAACTCTGGGAGGCACAAGTGGTTCAGATTCTGACAGCGAGTCAATGTTCGATATAGAGGGAGGTCCGTGCGAACAAAGCACAAACCCATTGGATGTGAAGAGAATGAGAAG GATGGTGTCCAACAGGGAGTCTGCTCGGCGATCAAGGAAGAGAAAGCAAGCTCACTTAGCTGATCTCGAGTCACAG GTCGACCAGCTCCGGGGCGAAAATGCGTCGCTTTTCAAGCAATTGACAGATGCCAACGGGCAATTCACGACCGCGGTCACGGACAACAGAATCCTCAAATCAGACGTCGAGGCCCTCCGTGTCAAG GTGAAGATGGCGGAGGACATGGTGGCGCGGGGGGCGATGTCGTGCGGGCTCGGCCACCTCGGCGGGCTGTCGCCGGCGCTGAACGCCCGGCAGCGCTGCGTCCCGGACGTGCTCACCGGGCTGGActacgccggcgacgaccccTTCACGGGGCTGTCCCCGCCGGACCAGGGCCAGAtgcccggcggcgaggtggtcgACGGCTGCTGGGGCTGGGACTCCCACTCCAACGGCGGCATGTCCAAGTGA
- the LOC102722090 gene encoding FCS-Like Zinc finger 13-like: protein MSFLEQAMERKAAAAAPARLGSITKLTAASSSFANLLSTFLGPAGSSEPRPRRSFDEGAGGVGLGIVAAMSHVCLTEAEPIAIGAAARRRAREAELSESYTCVITHVAGVDGAGGSVRKRVYFGFGDGGGSGWLMEADEAAPAPAADFLSRCCLCDKRLDGLDIYMYRGEKAFCSSECRCHQMLMDDHAENCGSEALKASDYSASPHTAPLPFSLSVAAA, encoded by the exons ATGAGTTTTCTTGAGCAAGCAATGGAGAGGaaagcggcagcggcggcgccggcgaggctcgGCTCCATCACCAAGCTGACGGCGGCATCGTCGTCCTTCGCCAACCTCCTCTCCACCTTCCTCGGGCCGGCCGGCTCCTCCGAGCCGAGGCCGAGGCGCAGCTTCGACgaaggcgccggcggcgtcgggctcGGCATCGTCGCGGCCATGAGCCACGTCTGCCTAACCGAGGCCGAGCCGATCGCcatcggcgcggcggcgcgccgccgcgcgaggGAGGCCGAGCTCTCCGAGAGCTACACTTGCGTCATCAcgcacgtcgccggcgtcgacggaGCCGGCGGCAGCGTGAGGAAGCGGGTGTACTTTGGgtttggcgacggcggcggcagcggctggCTCATGGAAGCcgacgaggcggcgccggcgccggcggctgacTTCTTGAGCAGGTGCTGCCTGTGTGACAAGAGGCTTGATGGCCTCGACATCTACATGTAcag GGGGGAGAAAGCCTTCTGCAGCTCCGAGTGCCGGTGCCACCAGATGCTGATGGACGACCATGCAGAGAACTGTGGATCTGAAGCACTCAAGGCCAGCGACTACTCGGCCTCTCCACACACTGCTCCGCTGCCCTTCTCTCTCAGCGTCGCAGCTGCCTAG
- the LOC102707186 gene encoding probable cation transporter HKT6 isoform X1, giving the protein MIHCLLVSQQKLRTFFAFATTKLSYFTKSARWTRKNFIQYICQNNPLFVHVTYFALISFAGYAALKVIKPRDKLNTLRDLDVLFTSISASTVSSMATVEMEDFSSAQLWVLTILMLIGGDIFTSMLGIHFMRAKFGRKEPVNTRDHSSYIDIEPITSTKFNPSTQDMKVTVSFSEPHMENEGHVEPSTIEFFGFVVMGYLLMTNLGGSLLIYLYLNLVPSAQQILKRKGIGMVIFSVFTAISSVGNCGFTPVNENMIIFQKNSVLLLIIIPQILAGNTLFAPCLRLMVWSVEKITGKKDCRYILERSKAIGYKHLMSSREGVYLILTVVSFIIMQTVLFLSLEWNSAALHEMNSYQKIVCALFQSVNSRHAGESITDLSNLSSAILVLYTIMMYLPGYTSFLPRNDDGDSKTKMIKERKRLLENWIFSQISYLAIFVILICITERESMATDPLNFNVFSILFEVVRQVTEIHCIECNKALSLSLSLSFCNIIITEHLALMTDCCSAYGNVGFSVGYSCKRLLNHDAHCKDASYGFAGKWSDSGKAILIIVMLFGRLKAFNMKGGRAWKLR; this is encoded by the exons ATGATTCATTGTCTTTTAGTATCCCAACAAAAACTCCGAACTTTCTTTGCATTTGCAACCACCAAGTTGTCTTATTTTACCAAATCTGCTCGGTGGACTAGAAAAAACTTCATCCAGTACATCTGCCAAAACAATCCACTCTTTGTCCATGTCACTTACTTTGCCTTGATTTCATTTGCTGGATATGCAGCACTAAAGGTCATCAAGCCACGAGATAAGTTAAACACTCTAAGGGACTTGGATGTGCTATTTACTTCTATATCTGCATCAACTGTGTCAAGCATGGCTACTGTTGAAATGGAGGATTTCTCAAGCGCTCAGCTCTGGGTTTTGACTATTTTAATGCTGATTGGTGGTGATATATTCACTTCAATGCTTGGCATTCACTTCATGAGAGCCAAATTTGGTAGAAAAGAGCCAGTCAACACAAGGGATCACTCATCTTACATTGATATAGAGCCTATTACTTCCACAAAATTTAATCCCAGCACTCAGGACATGAAGGTTACTGTTTCATTTTCTGAACCCCACATGGAAAATGAAGGACATGTAGAGCCCAGTACAATcgaattttttggttttgtagTGATGGGATATCTTCTAATGACAAACTTAGGCGGCTCACTACTTATTTACCTCTACCTTAACCTGGTACCAAGTGCACAGCAAATTCTAAAGAGAAAAGGCATTGGAATGGTCATATTCTCAGTATTTACAGCCATCTCCTCGGTAGGAAATTGTGGTTTCACTCCAGTAAATGAGAATATGATTATCTTTCAGAAGAACTCCGTTCTCCTATTGATAATTATTCCTCAGATATTAGCAGGAAATACATTGTTTGCACCATGCTTGAGATTGATGGTGTGGTCAGTCGAGAAGATTACTGGAAAAAAGGATTGCCGATACATTCTTGAACGTTCAAAGGCCATTGGATATAAACATCTAATGAGTAGCAGGGAGGGtgtatatttgattttaactGTCGTGAGCTTCATCATTATGCAAACCGTATTGTTTCTCTCTTTGGAATGGAACTCAGCAGCTTTGCATGAAATGAACAGCTACCAAAAGATAGTATGCGCTCTATTTCAGTCGGTCAATTCAAGGCATGCAGGTGAATCCATCACAGATCTGTCAAACCTCTCTTCAGCAATCCTAGTCTTATACACCATCATGAT GTATCTTCCTGGTTACACTTCATTTTTACCCAGAAATGATGATGGGGATTCTAAGACCAAGatgataaaagaaagaaaaaggctaTTGGAGAACTGGATCTTCTCACAGATTTCTTATCTCGCCATCTTTGTCATACTGATTTGCATCACCGAGCGAGAATCGATGGCCACAGATCCACTTAATTTCAATGTTTTCagcatattgtttgaagttgtaaGGCAAGTCACTGAAATTCACTGTATTGAATGTAATaaagctctctctctctctctctctctctctttttgcaACATTATCATCACTGAACATCTGGCTCTGATGACTGACTGTTGCAGCGCATATGGAAATGTGGGGTTCTCAGTTGGTTACAGTTGCAAGAGGCTGCTGAACCATGATGCACACTGCAAGGATGCCTCGTATGGGTTTGCCGGGAAATGGAGCGACAGCGGGAAAGCAATTCTGATCATCGTCATGCTTTTCGGGAGGCTTAAGGCGTTTAACATGAAGGGTGGAAGAGCCTGGAAGCTTAGATAG
- the LOC102707186 gene encoding probable cation transporter HKT6 isoform X2, with product MIHCLLVSQQKLRTFFAFATTKLSYFTKSARWTRKNFIQYICQNNPLFVHVTYFALISFAGYAALKVIKPRDKLNTLRDLDVLFTSISASTVSSMATVEMEDFSSAQLWVLTILMLIGGDIFTSMLGIHFMRAKFGRKEPVNTRDHSSYIDIEPITSTKFNPSTQDMKVTVSFSEPHMENEGHVEPSTIEFFGFVVMGYLLMTNLGGSLLIYLYLNLVPSAQQILKRKGIGMVIFSVFTAISSVGNCGFTPVNENMIIFQKNSVLLLIIIPQILAGNTLFAPCLRLMVWSVEKITGKKDCRYILERSKAIGYKHLMSSREGVYLILTVVSFIIMQTVLFLSLEWNSAALHEMNSYQKIVCALFQSVNSRHAGESITDLSNLSSAILVLYTIMMYLPGYTSFLPRNDDGDSKTKMIKERKRLLENWIFSQISYLAIFVILICITERESMATDPLNFNVFSILFEVVSAYGNVGFSVGYSCKRLLNHDAHCKDASYGFAGKWSDSGKAILIIVMLFGRLKAFNMKGGRAWKLR from the exons ATGATTCATTGTCTTTTAGTATCCCAACAAAAACTCCGAACTTTCTTTGCATTTGCAACCACCAAGTTGTCTTATTTTACCAAATCTGCTCGGTGGACTAGAAAAAACTTCATCCAGTACATCTGCCAAAACAATCCACTCTTTGTCCATGTCACTTACTTTGCCTTGATTTCATTTGCTGGATATGCAGCACTAAAGGTCATCAAGCCACGAGATAAGTTAAACACTCTAAGGGACTTGGATGTGCTATTTACTTCTATATCTGCATCAACTGTGTCAAGCATGGCTACTGTTGAAATGGAGGATTTCTCAAGCGCTCAGCTCTGGGTTTTGACTATTTTAATGCTGATTGGTGGTGATATATTCACTTCAATGCTTGGCATTCACTTCATGAGAGCCAAATTTGGTAGAAAAGAGCCAGTCAACACAAGGGATCACTCATCTTACATTGATATAGAGCCTATTACTTCCACAAAATTTAATCCCAGCACTCAGGACATGAAGGTTACTGTTTCATTTTCTGAACCCCACATGGAAAATGAAGGACATGTAGAGCCCAGTACAATcgaattttttggttttgtagTGATGGGATATCTTCTAATGACAAACTTAGGCGGCTCACTACTTATTTACCTCTACCTTAACCTGGTACCAAGTGCACAGCAAATTCTAAAGAGAAAAGGCATTGGAATGGTCATATTCTCAGTATTTACAGCCATCTCCTCGGTAGGAAATTGTGGTTTCACTCCAGTAAATGAGAATATGATTATCTTTCAGAAGAACTCCGTTCTCCTATTGATAATTATTCCTCAGATATTAGCAGGAAATACATTGTTTGCACCATGCTTGAGATTGATGGTGTGGTCAGTCGAGAAGATTACTGGAAAAAAGGATTGCCGATACATTCTTGAACGTTCAAAGGCCATTGGATATAAACATCTAATGAGTAGCAGGGAGGGtgtatatttgattttaactGTCGTGAGCTTCATCATTATGCAAACCGTATTGTTTCTCTCTTTGGAATGGAACTCAGCAGCTTTGCATGAAATGAACAGCTACCAAAAGATAGTATGCGCTCTATTTCAGTCGGTCAATTCAAGGCATGCAGGTGAATCCATCACAGATCTGTCAAACCTCTCTTCAGCAATCCTAGTCTTATACACCATCATGAT GTATCTTCCTGGTTACACTTCATTTTTACCCAGAAATGATGATGGGGATTCTAAGACCAAGatgataaaagaaagaaaaaggctaTTGGAGAACTGGATCTTCTCACAGATTTCTTATCTCGCCATCTTTGTCATACTGATTTGCATCACCGAGCGAGAATCGATGGCCACAGATCCACTTAATTTCAATGTTTTCagcatattgtttgaagttgtaaG CGCATATGGAAATGTGGGGTTCTCAGTTGGTTACAGTTGCAAGAGGCTGCTGAACCATGATGCACACTGCAAGGATGCCTCGTATGGGTTTGCCGGGAAATGGAGCGACAGCGGGAAAGCAATTCTGATCATCGTCATGCTTTTCGGGAGGCTTAAGGCGTTTAACATGAAGGGTGGAAGAGCCTGGAAGCTTAGATAG
- the LOC102707462 gene encoding bZIP transcription factor RISBZ3-like isoform X1 produces MKKCPSEINFEAFIHGGSGEADPAAAAEQKPAGSHPPFMMFSAADLSAFSFADSSTITGAIPNHIWPQTQSLNARHPAVSTTIESQSSICAAASPTSATNLTMKESQTLGGTSGSDSDSESMFDIEGGPCEQSTNPLDVKRMRRMVSNRESARRSRKRKQAHLADLESQVDQLRGENASLFKQLTDANGQFTTAVTDNRILKSDVEALRVKVKMAEDMVARGAMSCGLGHLGGLSPALNARQRCVPDVLTGLDYAGDDPFTGLSPPDQGQMPGGEVVDGCWGWDSHSNGGMSK; encoded by the exons ATGAAGAAGTGCCCGTCGGAGATCAACTTCGAGGCGTTCATCCACGGCGGGAGTGGGGAGgccgaccccgccgccgccgccgagcagaaGCCCGCCGGCTCGCACCCGCCGTTCATGATGTTCTCAGCCGCCGACCTCTCCGCCTTCAGCTTCGCCGACTCG AGCACCATCACTGGGGCCATTCCCAACCACATATGGCCCCAGACCCAGAGCCTCAACGCACGGCATCCTGCGGTTTCAACCACAATTGAATCGCAGTCATCAATTTGTG cagcagcaagtcCCACATCAGCCACCAATCTGACTATGAAGGAGAGTCAAACTCTGGGAGGCACAAGTGGTTCAGATTCTGACAGCGAGTCAATGTTCGATATAGAGGGAGGTCCGTGCGAACAAAGCACAAACCCATTGGATGTGAAGAGAATGAGAAG GATGGTGTCCAACAGGGAGTCTGCTCGGCGATCAAGGAAGAGAAAGCAAGCTCACTTAGCTGATCTCGAGTCACAG GTCGACCAGCTCCGGGGCGAAAATGCGTCGCTTTTCAAGCAATTGACAGATGCCAACGGGCAATTCACGACCGCGGTCACGGACAACAGAATCCTCAAATCAGACGTCGAGGCCCTCCGTGTCAAG GTGAAGATGGCGGAGGACATGGTGGCGCGGGGGGCGATGTCGTGCGGGCTCGGCCACCTCGGCGGGCTGTCGCCGGCGCTGAACGCCCGGCAGCGCTGCGTCCCGGACGTGCTCACCGGGCTGGActacgccggcgacgaccccTTCACGGGGCTGTCCCCGCCGGACCAGGGCCAGAtgcccggcggcgaggtggtcgACGGCTGCTGGGGCTGGGACTCCCACTCCAACGGCGGCATGTCCAAGTGA